A genomic region of Caldicellulosiruptor acetigenus contains the following coding sequences:
- the yqfC gene encoding sporulation protein YqfC, with the protein MPKRSKKDLRQFALLSQLPQEVITDQPRITLIGDQEIVVENHKGLISYEDALVKVNTNISPLAIEGDKLVIERMDSETIIIRGRIKSVKYFFDPAQGRSD; encoded by the coding sequence ATGCCAAAGAGGTCAAAGAAGGATTTAAGACAGTTTGCTTTGCTATCTCAGCTTCCCCAAGAAGTTATAACAGACCAGCCAAGAATTACTTTAATAGGTGACCAAGAAATTGTTGTTGAGAACCATAAAGGACTCATTAGCTATGAAGATGCTTTGGTTAAAGTAAACACAAACATCTCTCCTCTTGCAATTGAAGGGGATAAACTTGTAATTGAAAGAATGGACAGTGAAACAATTATTATAAGGGGAAGAATAAAGTCTGTAAAATATTTTTTTGATCCCGCGCAAGGGAGAAGTGATTAG
- a CDS encoding GatB/YqeY domain-containing protein: MSLKDKLLEDYKTAMKEKDVVRKNVVGMVRAAILQFEKDNKVVLDDSGVLNVIAKEIKKRKDSLPEYIKSGRQDLIDELNREIEILNSYLPPMLSEEEIEQVVKETIEIIKPNGMKDMGKVMQEVMKKVSGRAEGKVVSEIVKKYLQQ, encoded by the coding sequence TTGAGTCTCAAAGATAAGCTCCTTGAAGATTATAAAACTGCTATGAAAGAAAAGGATGTTGTCAGAAAAAATGTTGTTGGTATGGTGAGAGCTGCTATATTGCAGTTTGAAAAGGACAACAAGGTGGTTCTTGACGATAGTGGAGTGTTGAATGTTATCGCGAAGGAGATTAAAAAGAGAAAAGACAGTTTACCTGAGTATATAAAAAGTGGCAGACAGGATTTGATAGATGAGTTAAATAGAGAGATTGAAATTTTAAATTCTTACCTTCCACCTATGCTCAGCGAAGAAGAAATAGAGCAGGTTGTAAAAGAAACTATAGAAATTATAAAACCTAATGGAATGAAAGATATGGGGAAGGTAATGCAAGAGGTTATGAAAAAGGTAAGTGGCAGAGCAGAAGGAAAAGTTGTAAGTGAGATTGTCAAAAAATATTTACAACAGTGA
- the rpsU gene encoding 30S ribosomal protein S21 has translation MSEVRVGENESLDSALRRFKKKCAEAGVLAELRKREHYESPSVRRKKKSEAARRRKRR, from the coding sequence ATGTCAGAAGTAAGAGTGGGTGAAAACGAATCACTCGATAGTGCCCTCAGAAGATTTAAAAAGAAATGTGCAGAAGCTGGGGTTTTGGCTGAGCTCAGAAAAAGAGAGCACTATGAAAGTCCAAGCGTTAGAAGGAAGAAAAAATCAGAAGCTGCACGCAGGAGAAAGCGCAGATAA
- a CDS encoding acyl-CoA thioesterase has translation MIEIELTVRYAETDRMGIAHHSNYFVWFEAARTELIKKVGVSYSQIENEFGVYLPLVSCSCDFKRACFYEDKILVSARVNNLTPTRIKFYYEVKRDGVLCATGFTEHAFVDKKFKPINLEKKNKELFLNFERLWAEDKL, from the coding sequence ATGATAGAAATAGAATTAACAGTAAGGTATGCTGAAACAGATAGAATGGGTATTGCACATCACTCAAATTATTTTGTGTGGTTTGAAGCAGCTCGTACAGAGCTTATAAAAAAGGTGGGAGTTTCTTATTCTCAGATTGAAAATGAGTTTGGAGTGTATCTGCCACTTGTAAGCTGCTCTTGCGATTTTAAGAGAGCTTGCTTTTACGAGGATAAAATTTTAGTGAGTGCAAGGGTTAATAATTTAACACCTACGAGAATAAAATTTTACTATGAGGTTAAGAGAGATGGAGTTTTATGTGCCACAGGTTTTACTGAACATGCTTTTGTTGACAAAAAATTTAAGCCGATAAATCTTGAGAAGAAAAACAAAGAGTTGTTTTTGAATTTTGAGAGGCTTTGGGCAGAAGACAAGTTGTAA
- the pyk gene encoding pyruvate kinase codes for MRKTKIICTLGPATDSEEIIRKLVENGMDVVRLNFSHGTHEEHKKKIDMVKKIREELDKPIPILLDTKGPEIRIGFFKDGKVELKEGQKFVLTVEEILGNEEIVSITYKELIEDVKPGDKILIDDGLIELIVEDKTEKNIICKVKNGGVLTNQKGVNVPGIPIRLPALTQKDKEDILFGIENDVDFIAASFIRKASDVVEIREFLNKNGGKDILIIAKIETQEGVANCDEIIRVADGIMVARGDLGVELPFEEVPLVQKMLIEKCYKAGKPVITATQMLESMIRNPRPTRAEVSDIANAIFDGTSAIMLSGETAMGKYPVESVATMAKIAERVENQIDYIKRFQSQVFDMPVNVTNAISHATCTTAHDLGAKAIITVTKSGNTARMVSKFRPACPIIATTPCEKVRRQLNLSWGVYPFLAEYKSSTDDIFDHAVEIAVKSKIVKNGDLVVITAGVPVGVSGTTNILKVHVVGHVLVEGRGWGSGKVTSRVCVVKTINDLKQNFEDGDIIVTNQTNNEFIPYMKRASGIITEEGGQNSHAVIVGAALDIPVITDAKNALEILKTGIVVTIDTQKGIVFSGEQKTEE; via the coding sequence TTGAGGAAAACAAAAATAATTTGTACATTGGGTCCAGCGACCGACTCAGAGGAGATAATAAGAAAGCTTGTTGAAAATGGAATGGATGTTGTGAGATTAAATTTTTCTCATGGTACACATGAAGAGCATAAGAAAAAGATTGACATGGTAAAAAAGATAAGAGAAGAACTTGACAAGCCTATTCCCATTTTGCTTGATACTAAAGGGCCAGAGATAAGAATAGGTTTTTTTAAGGACGGCAAAGTAGAACTAAAAGAGGGTCAGAAGTTTGTACTGACTGTGGAAGAAATCTTAGGAAATGAAGAGATTGTGAGTATAACTTATAAAGAACTTATTGAGGATGTAAAACCAGGTGATAAAATCCTGATAGATGATGGACTTATTGAGCTTATTGTTGAGGACAAGACAGAAAAGAACATAATCTGCAAGGTAAAAAATGGAGGAGTTTTGACCAACCAAAAAGGGGTAAATGTACCGGGCATACCCATAAGACTTCCTGCACTTACCCAGAAGGATAAAGAGGATATTCTGTTTGGGATAGAAAACGATGTAGATTTTATTGCAGCCTCATTTATAAGAAAGGCAAGTGACGTTGTTGAGATTAGAGAGTTTCTGAACAAAAATGGTGGAAAAGACATTTTAATAATTGCCAAGATAGAAACTCAAGAAGGTGTTGCCAACTGCGACGAAATAATAAGGGTTGCAGATGGAATTATGGTTGCAAGAGGAGATTTAGGGGTAGAACTTCCTTTTGAGGAAGTCCCCCTTGTTCAAAAAATGCTCATTGAAAAATGCTACAAAGCAGGGAAGCCTGTCATAACAGCAACACAGATGCTTGAATCTATGATACGAAATCCAAGACCTACCAGGGCAGAGGTTAGCGATATTGCCAATGCTATATTTGATGGCACGTCTGCAATAATGCTCTCTGGCGAGACGGCAATGGGCAAATACCCCGTTGAAAGTGTTGCTACAATGGCAAAGATTGCCGAGAGAGTGGAAAATCAGATTGATTATATCAAGAGATTTCAGTCTCAGGTATTTGATATGCCTGTTAACGTTACAAATGCTATTTCGCACGCAACTTGTACAACCGCACATGACCTTGGCGCAAAGGCTATTATAACTGTGACAAAGTCAGGTAACACTGCAAGAATGGTCTCAAAATTCAGACCTGCTTGTCCGATTATTGCAACCACACCTTGTGAGAAGGTAAGAAGACAGTTGAATCTGTCATGGGGTGTGTATCCATTTTTGGCAGAGTACAAGAGTTCAACCGATGATATATTTGACCATGCTGTTGAGATAGCTGTGAAATCCAAGATTGTAAAAAATGGAGATTTGGTTGTTATCACTGCCGGAGTTCCTGTTGGTGTAAGTGGAACAACAAATATACTTAAAGTTCATGTTGTAGGACATGTTCTGGTTGAAGGGCGTGGCTGGGGAAGTGGAAAGGTGACAAGCAGGGTCTGTGTTGTAAAAACCATTAATGATCTTAAACAGAATTTTGAAGATGGAGATATTATTGTTACAAATCAAACAAATAACGAGTTTATACCATATATGAAAAGAGCATCTGGTATTATCACAGAAGAAGGTGGACAGAACTCTCATGCTGTAATTGTAGGTGCTGCACTTGATATCCCTGTAATCACAGATGCTAAAAATGCATTAGAGATATTAAAAACAGGGATTGTGGTTACAATTGATACTCAAAAGGGAATAGTATTTAGTGGAGAGCAGAAGACAGAAGAATAA
- the pfkA gene encoding 6-phosphofructokinase, with translation MPEVRTIGVLTSGGDAPGMNAAIRAVVRTGIYYGFRVMGIRRGYNGLIEGDIFEMNLRSVSDIIQRGGTILLTARSPEFMTENGLKKAASMCKIFKIDALVVIGGDGSFRGARDLSKFGINVVGIPGTIDNDIACTDYTIGFDTALNTVQDAINKIRDTATSHERVSILEVMGRHAGYIALYSGIAGGAESIVIPEKGLDKDEIIRRIIDGKNKGKLHNLIILAEGIGGATELAKEIEEATGIETRATILGYIQRGGSPTAYDRVVASLMGAKAVEVIKEGKQNRIIAMKDGKIVDYDIDEALSMQKTIDEYMYNLATILSL, from the coding sequence ATGCCAGAAGTGAGAACTATTGGTGTTTTGACAAGTGGTGGAGACGCACCAGGAATGAACGCTGCTATACGAGCTGTTGTAAGAACTGGTATATACTACGGGTTTAGAGTGATGGGCATAAGACGTGGGTACAATGGTCTTATTGAAGGCGACATTTTTGAGATGAACCTGAGGTCTGTTTCAGATATAATCCAACGTGGTGGAACAATACTTTTGACTGCAAGGTCTCCTGAGTTCATGACAGAAAATGGGCTCAAAAAAGCTGCTTCAATGTGCAAAATCTTTAAGATTGATGCTCTTGTTGTAATTGGTGGAGATGGGTCTTTCAGGGGAGCAAGAGACCTGAGTAAGTTTGGTATAAATGTTGTTGGAATTCCTGGAACCATCGACAATGACATCGCATGTACAGACTACACTATTGGTTTTGATACAGCATTGAATACTGTACAGGATGCAATTAATAAGATAAGAGACACAGCAACCTCTCATGAAAGAGTTAGCATCCTTGAAGTAATGGGCCGTCATGCTGGATATATTGCTCTTTACAGCGGTATTGCAGGTGGTGCTGAGTCAATTGTGATTCCCGAAAAAGGTCTTGACAAAGATGAGATAATCAGAAGAATAATTGATGGCAAAAACAAAGGAAAGCTCCATAACTTGATTATATTGGCTGAGGGAATTGGTGGAGCAACAGAACTTGCAAAGGAGATTGAAGAAGCAACAGGAATAGAGACACGGGCGACAATACTTGGATATATCCAGAGAGGTGGATCGCCTACTGCATATGACAGAGTTGTTGCAAGTTTGATGGGGGCAAAAGCTGTTGAGGTTATCAAAGAAGGTAAGCAGAACAGGATAATTGCGATGAAGGATGGCAAGATTGTTGATTATGATATTGACGAAGCACTTTCTATGCAAAAGACAATTGATGAATACATGTACAACTTAGCTACTATTCTTTCTTTATAA
- the mtrB gene encoding trp RNA-binding attenuation protein MtrB encodes MENENVYEYKNGDYIVVKALENGVNVIGLTRGKDTKLHHTEKLDSGEVLLAQFTEVTSAIKVRGRAEIYTKFGMIVSESQNK; translated from the coding sequence ATGGAAAATGAAAATGTATACGAATACAAAAATGGTGACTATATAGTAGTCAAGGCTCTTGAAAACGGAGTAAATGTGATAGGGCTGACAAGAGGTAAGGACACAAAACTTCATCACACAGAAAAACTTGACAGTGGTGAAGTTTTACTTGCTCAATTTACTGAGGTTACGTCGGCAATTAAGGTAAGAGGTAGGGCAGAAATCTATACAAAGTTTGGGATGATTGTTTCAGAGTCCCAGAATAAATGA
- a CDS encoding DNA polymerase III subunit alpha: MSFVHLHLHTEYSLLDGACRIDRLFERVKELNMNAVAITDHGVMYGVIDFYKAAKENGIKPIIGCEIYLAPRTRFDKEPNIDNDIHHLVLLAMDNEGYKNLSKIVSIGFVEGFYYKPRVDREVLSKYSKGLVALTSCLAGEIPKLILREQKEKLYDAISFYKEVFGENFYFELQYHYIDEQRFVNNELMRLSKKYQIPIVATNDVHYLRREDRNLHDILLCIQTGKTISDSNRMEFPTDEFYLKSPEEMQQIFGYIPEALKNTLEIAEKCNVEFEFGKINLPKFQLPEGKSDAFEYLKELALEGFKKRYSKDDKAAYDRLMMELQVIKDMGFVEYFLIVQDFINYAKQNNIMVGPGRGSAAGSIVAYCLGITNVDPIKYDLLFERFLNPERVSMPDIDIDFCYQRRQEVIDYVTRKYGEDRVSQIITFGTMAVRASIRDVGRVLGIPYSQVDEIAKMIPFSPGMTIDKALEINHELKKIYEQNDTVRKIIDTARNLEGMPRHASVHAAGVVISSCPITDLVPLARTDDAIVTQFPMTTLEELGLLKMDFLGLRTLTVIQNTLELVKKNRGIEIDLDRIDYNDKNVYEFISEGNTNGVFQLESSGMKQFMKELKPENLEDIIAGISLFRPGPMDQIPVYIQNKNNREKIEYLHPSLEPILNVTYGCIVYQEQVMQIFRTLAGYSLGRADLVRRAMAKKKADILMEEKDRFIEGAMANGIDKETAEKIFAIIEDFASYAFNKSHAAAYAILAYQTAYLKKYYTIEFMTSLITSVMNSNEKVGMYIEECRKFGISILPPDINKSSYDFTIEGNSIRFGLRAIKSLGENVIAHILKEREEKGEFKDLYDFIMRVDTNTVNKRIIENLIRSGAFDFTGINRNSLLASIEDILVLKQAKKKNANQFSFFEISGNENESFEYKNMPQPTAQELMKMEKDTIGIYISSHPLERYTEEISKYNVTPLSEISTMSEEDEYKFEQILVCGILKEVKVKLTKNNQTMAFAKLEDLTDSVEVLFFPSVYEKYSHLIKEDMIVLIEAKATFREDEGVKVIAQKVDRLGSDRPEETQNSREKALAIRVSDDTILKSKKFLAFVKFFAGKSKIVLYYNQKRLISKSNLCIEINPTVIEQLKEWFGEENVWIEDIDS; the protein is encoded by the coding sequence ATGAGTTTTGTTCATCTTCACCTTCATACCGAGTATAGTTTGTTGGACGGGGCTTGTAGGATTGATAGGCTTTTTGAAAGGGTAAAAGAGCTAAATATGAATGCTGTGGCAATAACTGACCATGGAGTAATGTATGGTGTTATAGATTTTTATAAAGCTGCCAAGGAAAATGGTATCAAACCTATAATTGGATGTGAGATATATTTAGCTCCACGGACTCGCTTTGATAAAGAACCAAATATCGATAATGATATCCACCACCTTGTCCTTCTTGCTATGGACAATGAGGGCTATAAAAATCTTTCCAAGATAGTTTCGATTGGATTTGTTGAAGGATTTTACTATAAACCAAGGGTTGACAGAGAAGTCTTGAGCAAGTATTCAAAAGGGCTTGTGGCACTTACAAGTTGTCTTGCGGGGGAGATTCCCAAGCTGATTTTGAGAGAGCAAAAGGAAAAACTGTATGATGCAATTAGTTTTTATAAAGAGGTGTTTGGAGAGAACTTTTACTTTGAACTTCAATATCATTACATTGATGAGCAAAGATTTGTAAATAATGAACTTATGAGGCTATCAAAAAAATATCAAATTCCGATTGTGGCAACAAATGATGTTCATTATTTGAGGAGAGAAGATAGAAACCTTCATGATATCTTGCTTTGTATTCAGACAGGAAAAACCATAAGTGATTCTAACAGAATGGAATTTCCAACCGATGAATTTTATCTCAAGTCACCTGAAGAGATGCAACAGATTTTTGGTTACATTCCGGAAGCACTGAAAAACACGTTGGAGATTGCTGAAAAATGCAACGTTGAGTTTGAGTTTGGTAAGATTAACCTTCCGAAATTTCAACTGCCAGAAGGCAAAAGTGACGCATTTGAGTACCTTAAAGAGTTGGCTTTAGAAGGATTCAAGAAAAGATATTCAAAAGATGACAAAGCTGCATATGACAGGCTTATGATGGAGCTTCAAGTGATAAAAGATATGGGATTTGTCGAATATTTTTTAATAGTTCAGGACTTTATAAACTATGCTAAACAAAACAACATAATGGTAGGTCCTGGAAGAGGTTCTGCAGCTGGGAGTATTGTTGCATACTGTCTGGGTATTACAAATGTTGACCCAATAAAGTATGACCTTCTTTTTGAGAGATTTTTAAATCCAGAAAGAGTCTCTATGCCCGACATAGACATCGACTTTTGTTATCAAAGAAGACAGGAAGTGATTGACTATGTCACTCGCAAATATGGAGAGGACAGAGTAAGTCAGATAATAACATTTGGAACAATGGCAGTAAGGGCTTCAATCAGAGATGTTGGAAGGGTCCTGGGAATTCCATATTCTCAGGTGGACGAAATTGCAAAAATGATTCCGTTTTCTCCTGGGATGACCATTGACAAGGCACTTGAGATAAACCATGAGCTTAAAAAGATTTATGAACAAAATGATACGGTAAGAAAAATAATTGATACAGCAAGAAATCTTGAAGGTATGCCAAGACATGCGTCTGTTCATGCTGCCGGTGTTGTGATTTCAAGCTGTCCAATTACAGATTTGGTGCCGTTGGCAAGGACTGATGATGCTATTGTCACTCAATTTCCAATGACAACTTTAGAAGAACTTGGGCTTTTGAAGATGGATTTTCTTGGTTTGAGAACACTCACTGTCATCCAAAATACGTTGGAGCTTGTGAAAAAAAATAGAGGTATTGAGATTGATTTAGACAGGATAGACTATAATGACAAAAATGTTTATGAATTTATATCAGAAGGAAACACGAATGGTGTGTTCCAGCTTGAAAGTAGTGGCATGAAACAGTTTATGAAAGAACTCAAACCTGAAAACTTGGAGGATATTATTGCAGGAATATCTTTATTTAGGCCTGGACCAATGGACCAGATTCCAGTTTATATCCAGAACAAGAATAACAGAGAAAAAATTGAATACCTCCATCCCAGTCTTGAACCAATTTTAAATGTCACCTATGGATGTATTGTGTATCAAGAACAAGTTATGCAAATTTTCAGAACACTTGCTGGGTACTCGCTTGGAAGAGCTGACCTTGTGAGAAGAGCAATGGCAAAGAAAAAAGCCGATATACTGATGGAAGAAAAGGACAGATTCATTGAAGGAGCTATGGCAAATGGAATAGATAAAGAAACAGCTGAAAAGATTTTTGCCATTATAGAAGATTTTGCGAGTTATGCATTTAACAAATCACATGCTGCTGCATATGCTATATTAGCATATCAGACTGCATATTTGAAAAAGTATTATACCATAGAGTTTATGACAAGTTTAATTACAAGTGTTATGAACTCGAATGAGAAGGTTGGAATGTATATAGAAGAGTGCAGGAAATTTGGAATATCTATTTTGCCACCTGATATAAACAAAAGTAGTTATGACTTTACAATCGAAGGAAATAGCATAAGATTTGGACTAAGAGCTATAAAAAGCTTGGGAGAGAACGTCATTGCCCACATCTTAAAAGAGAGAGAGGAAAAAGGTGAATTTAAGGATTTGTATGATTTTATAATGAGAGTTGACACAAATACTGTAAACAAAAGAATTATTGAAAATTTGATACGCTCGGGTGCATTTGACTTTACAGGGATCAACAGAAATTCGCTTTTAGCTTCAATAGAAGATATTCTTGTGCTAAAACAAGCTAAAAAGAAGAATGCAAATCAGTTTAGTTTTTTTGAGATATCCGGCAATGAAAATGAAAGTTTTGAGTACAAAAATATGCCACAACCAACTGCTCAGGAACTCATGAAAATGGAAAAGGATACTATTGGAATATATATAAGCAGTCATCCACTTGAAAGGTATACTGAGGAAATTTCAAAATACAATGTAACTCCTCTTTCTGAAATATCTACTATGTCCGAAGAAGATGAATACAAGTTTGAGCAAATACTTGTGTGCGGGATATTAAAAGAGGTAAAAGTAAAACTTACAAAGAACAACCAGACAATGGCATTTGCAAAGTTAGAAGATTTGACAGATTCGGTTGAGGTGTTGTTTTTCCCGAGCGTTTATGAAAAGTATTCTCATCTAATAAAAGAAGATATGATTGTATTAATTGAGGCAAAGGCAACTTTCAGAGAGGACGAGGGGGTAAAAGTTATTGCTCAAAAAGTAGATAGGCTTGGCAGCGATAGACCTGAAGAAACTCAAAACAGCAGAGAAAAAGCCCTTGCAATAAGGGTAAGTGATGATACAATATTAAAGTCAAAGAAATTCTTAGCGTTTGTAAAGTTCTTTGCAGGAAAGTCTAAAATAGTTCTTTATTATAATCAAAAGAGGCTAATTTCCAAGTCAAATTTGTGTATAGAAATAAATCCTACGGTGATTGAACAGCTCAAAGAGTGGTTTGGCGAGGAAAATGTTTGGATAGAAGATATTGATTCTTGA
- a CDS encoding HD-GYP domain-containing protein, whose amino-acid sequence MRRILLKNAKEGMVLARDIYSEDGKVLIASGQKLTNSVIKRLKEFGVYDIYIVDDNTEIYIEDVITKEIKEEAFEIVNGVFSSKYINTQEITPEIKELVSKIISSLLNQKEVILNLCDIRTVGNYTLFHSLNTTVLSILIGIKLGYDFDKLMVLGMGTLLHDIGKIKIPRNILSKRGPLQEKEYEMIKMHTIVGYDILSSEYKFEQNVAEIALFHHERLDGSGYPFGKTRDEIPQMAKIVAVADVFDALVSDREFRKRLKPHMAIEYLLNSCSTHFDSYIVSKFVTFISLFQIGTPVVLNTREKGIVVHNNPKFPSRPIVRIFYDSEGKRLAFRKDIDLALNFHYYIVDVLDDLEI is encoded by the coding sequence ATGAGAAGGATACTACTTAAAAATGCAAAAGAGGGTATGGTGCTTGCACGGGACATATACAGTGAGGATGGAAAGGTTTTAATTGCAAGTGGCCAGAAACTCACAAATAGTGTTATAAAAAGGTTAAAAGAATTTGGAGTTTATGACATTTACATTGTAGATGACAATACCGAAATTTACATAGAGGATGTTATAACCAAAGAGATAAAAGAAGAAGCATTTGAGATTGTAAATGGTGTTTTTTCGTCAAAATATATAAATACGCAAGAGATTACTCCGGAAATAAAGGAGCTTGTTAGCAAAATAATTTCTTCTCTTTTGAACCAAAAAGAGGTTATCTTAAACCTGTGTGATATACGTACAGTTGGGAACTACACACTTTTTCATTCACTCAACACAACAGTGCTCTCAATTCTGATTGGGATAAAGCTGGGATATGATTTTGATAAACTCATGGTACTTGGTATGGGCACTTTACTTCATGATATTGGTAAGATAAAAATTCCCAGAAATATTTTGAGCAAGAGAGGACCTCTTCAGGAAAAGGAATATGAAATGATAAAGATGCACACAATTGTTGGATATGATATCTTAAGCTCTGAGTACAAATTTGAACAGAATGTTGCAGAGATTGCACTTTTCCATCACGAAAGATTAGATGGCAGTGGTTATCCTTTTGGCAAAACCAGAGATGAAATCCCGCAAATGGCTAAAATTGTAGCTGTGGCAGATGTGTTTGACGCTTTAGTTAGTGACAGAGAGTTTAGAAAGCGATTAAAACCTCACATGGCAATTGAATATCTGCTAAATTCATGTTCAACACATTTTGATAGTTATATCGTTTCCAAGTTTGTCACATTTATTTCTCTTTTTCAAATTGGAACACCGGTTGTACTCAATACTCGAGAAAAAGGAATAGTTGTGCACAACAATCCCAAGTTTCCCTCGAGGCCAATTGTTAGAATTTTTTATGATAGTGAAGGTAAAAGGCTTGCATTTCGCAAGGATATAGATTTGGCTTTGAATTTCCACTATTATATTGTTGATGTGTTAGATGATTTAGAGATATAA
- a CDS encoding 5-formyltetrahydrofolate cyclo-ligase, which translates to MVKRKIRKIIGIRRKLVEPRRKLYLDILVYRNLKKLLSTLEFQTVFTYMSLPYEVDTKRIIEYLIKKNKKVCMPKVVNSAEMVACEYKKKDKLHRNKLGILEPSSKQQIPPSQIDVCIVPIVAFDKDLNRVGFGKGYYDRFLKKVAQHCVKVGIAYHFQKVKRIKADEHDVKLDVIVTDRLILLPKNAYRGECDEKDTT; encoded by the coding sequence CTGGTCAAAAGAAAAATAAGGAAGATTATAGGAATCAGGCGAAAATTAGTTGAGCCAAGGAGAAAGTTATATCTTGATATATTGGTATACAGAAACCTAAAAAAACTTCTTTCAACCCTTGAGTTTCAAACCGTCTTTACTTACATGAGCCTTCCATATGAAGTTGATACCAAAAGAATTATTGAATATCTTATCAAAAAAAATAAAAAGGTCTGTATGCCTAAGGTTGTAAATAGTGCAGAAATGGTGGCGTGTGAATACAAAAAAAAGGATAAGCTTCACAGAAATAAGCTTGGTATCTTGGAGCCGTCAAGCAAGCAGCAAATACCTCCATCACAAATAGATGTCTGTATTGTACCCATTGTTGCGTTTGACAAGGATTTAAACAGGGTGGGGTTTGGTAAAGGTTACTATGATAGGTTTTTGAAAAAGGTAGCCCAACATTGTGTGAAGGTTGGGATTGCATACCATTTTCAAAAGGTAAAAAGAATCAAAGCAGATGAGCACGACGTAAAGCTTGATGTAATTGTGACTGACAGGCTTATCTTGTTGCCAAAAAATGCATATAGGGGAGAATGTGATGAGAAGGATACTACTTAA
- the rpmF gene encoding 50S ribosomal protein L32 translates to MAQPKRRWSKQRTHKHRANWKLEIPNLTECPQCHEMKLPHRVCPNCGYYRNRKVVNQD, encoded by the coding sequence ATGGCACAACCAAAAAGAAGATGGTCAAAACAAAGAACACATAAACATAGAGCAAATTGGAAATTGGAAATTCCAAATCTTACAGAGTGTCCACAGTGTCATGAGATGAAACTTCCTCACAGGGTATGTCCAAATTGCGGGTATTATAGAAATAGAAAAGTTGTAAACCAAGACTAA
- a CDS encoding YceD family protein — protein sequence MRLDVSKLKTNGDSEEFEFCESWEKLEFRGDILFFVEPVYFYGIATKKGNLIEVSGNVKTKLKTICYRCTDDAYVEVDVPFYEEYSNREDTTDDEVIRFEDDVIEFDDSIVATIVLYLPMKYLCREDCKGLCPVCGTNLNVSSCSCEKDDIDPRLSVLKTLINQLDTDEKKEV from the coding sequence ATGAGATTAGATGTATCAAAATTAAAAACAAATGGTGACTCTGAAGAATTTGAATTTTGTGAATCATGGGAAAAGCTTGAATTTAGAGGTGATATTTTATTTTTTGTTGAACCTGTCTATTTTTATGGGATTGCTACAAAGAAGGGAAATTTAATTGAGGTCAGTGGCAATGTCAAAACAAAACTAAAAACTATATGTTACAGATGTACAGATGATGCTTATGTTGAAGTTGATGTTCCTTTTTATGAAGAGTACTCCAATAGAGAAGATACTACAGATGATGAAGTAATTAGGTTTGAAGATGATGTCATTGAATTTGATGATAGCATAGTTGCAACAATTGTTCTGTATCTGCCGATGAAGTACCTGTGCAGGGAAGACTGCAAGGGGCTTTGTCCTGTGTGTGGGACAAACCTAAATGTGAGCTCATGTTCATGTGAAAAAGATGATATTGACCCGAGACTGAGCGTTTTAAAAACCCTTATCAATCAACTGGACACAGATGAGAAAAAGGAGGTGTGA